One Cellulosimicrobium protaetiae genomic region harbors:
- a CDS encoding 3-methyladenine DNA glycosylase — MPRTATVTAPTTDAVGPVVLAVEEWIARELAHAERADAFTAGWRERKPRGEQHAIEDFLFTYYPTRPAQLRRWHPGPGVVLARPPCPASTRTPRPDDEPADPYTARTGWRWYREAPEGLVLDADAFLADRGDTVRYLRTLLAATASRPGRFGCFGLHEWAMVYRDREAGRDHRHPLPLRLGHEGTDHVVESHPVQCSHFDAFRFFTPEAGPLNRLRPTRETQPAMEQPGCLHATMDLYKWALKLSPAVPGELVLDCFELARDVRVVDMRASPYDVSAYGLEPVAIETPEGKAEYVRHQREFAERGAALRARLVEVCDALLGSAPDAPEVSATASR, encoded by the coding sequence GTGCCCCGCACCGCCACCGTGACCGCCCCGACGACCGACGCCGTCGGTCCCGTCGTGCTCGCCGTCGAGGAGTGGATCGCGCGCGAGCTGGCCCACGCCGAGCGGGCGGACGCGTTCACCGCGGGGTGGCGGGAGCGCAAGCCGCGGGGCGAGCAGCACGCGATCGAGGACTTCCTCTTCACCTACTACCCCACGCGCCCGGCCCAGCTCCGCCGCTGGCACCCGGGTCCCGGCGTCGTGCTCGCCCGCCCGCCGTGCCCCGCTTCCACTCGCACCCCCCGGCCCGACGACGAGCCTGCCGACCCGTACACCGCGCGCACCGGGTGGCGGTGGTACCGCGAGGCACCGGAGGGTCTGGTGCTCGACGCCGACGCGTTCCTCGCCGACCGCGGCGACACCGTCCGGTACCTGCGCACCCTGCTCGCTGCCACGGCGTCGCGGCCCGGCCGGTTCGGGTGCTTCGGGCTGCACGAGTGGGCGATGGTCTACCGCGACCGGGAGGCCGGTCGCGACCACCGGCACCCGCTCCCGCTACGCCTCGGGCACGAGGGCACGGACCACGTCGTCGAGTCCCACCCCGTGCAGTGCTCGCACTTCGACGCGTTCCGCTTCTTCACGCCCGAGGCCGGTCCCCTGAACCGCCTCCGGCCGACGCGCGAGACCCAGCCCGCGATGGAGCAGCCCGGCTGCCTGCACGCGACCATGGACCTCTACAAGTGGGCGCTCAAGCTCTCCCCCGCCGTCCCGGGCGAACTCGTGCTCGACTGCTTCGAGCTCGCGCGCGACGTCCGCGTCGTCGACATGCGGGCGTCGCCCTACGACGTGTCGGCGTACGGGCTCGAACCCGTCGCGATCGAGACGCCCGAGGGCAAGGCCGAGTACGTGCGCCACCAACGCGAGTTCGCCGAGCGTGGC
- a CDS encoding DUF4190 domain-containing protein — MSQPPTAPQDPYQFDPYQQHGGGPTQQAPSHDAWAQGEAPTQPYGAADGGYGTPGYAAAPAQAPYGAGQAPAYGTEQQAYGQQAGYGGQPSGNPAQQPYPQPYPDPAQQAYGQPYGDPAQQPYGSPYGNGYSAYTAPTPSTSTLAIVGFVLAILGFLGSWIPFVNIFAALLGITGVVLGFVGLSQAKQGRGGKGFSIAAIVLGVVSVLVTILMWVVFVVAANSASSQYEQSLSEIQEDSDRAFGEATDDVLANDLGVEFGTFEGTADEYGWVESALPVTFTNTSDEPLTFDIDIDAVAADGTVIESDWAYSEVLEPGASETVEVFDIIDAENLEAMKTATFEVTQASAY, encoded by the coding sequence ATGTCGCAGCCGCCCACGGCACCGCAGGACCCGTACCAGTTCGACCCCTACCAGCAGCACGGCGGCGGCCCCACGCAGCAGGCGCCGTCGCACGACGCCTGGGCGCAGGGCGAGGCGCCGACGCAGCCGTACGGCGCGGCCGACGGCGGGTACGGTACCCCGGGCTACGCGGCGGCGCCGGCCCAGGCTCCGTACGGCGCGGGCCAGGCGCCCGCCTACGGCACGGAGCAGCAGGCGTACGGTCAGCAGGCCGGGTACGGCGGCCAGCCCTCCGGCAACCCCGCGCAGCAGCCCTACCCGCAGCCGTACCCGGACCCGGCGCAGCAGGCGTACGGCCAGCCCTACGGCGACCCGGCCCAGCAGCCCTACGGCAGCCCCTACGGGAACGGCTACTCCGCGTACACCGCACCCACCCCGTCCACGAGCACGCTCGCGATCGTCGGGTTCGTCCTGGCGATCCTGGGCTTCCTCGGGAGCTGGATCCCGTTCGTCAACATCTTCGCTGCCCTGCTCGGGATCACGGGCGTCGTGCTCGGGTTCGTCGGGCTGTCCCAGGCGAAGCAGGGCCGGGGCGGCAAGGGCTTCTCGATCGCGGCGATCGTCCTCGGCGTGGTGTCCGTCCTGGTGACGATCCTCATGTGGGTGGTCTTCGTCGTCGCGGCGAACAGCGCCTCGTCGCAGTACGAGCAGTCGCTCTCCGAGATCCAGGAGGACTCCGACCGCGCGTTCGGCGAGGCGACGGACGACGTCCTCGCGAACGACCTCGGCGTGGAGTTCGGGACCTTCGAGGGCACGGCCGACGAGTACGGCTGGGTCGAGTCCGCGCTGCCGGTGACGTTCACGAACACGTCCGACGAGCCCCTCACGTTCGACATCGACATCGACGCGGTCGCGGCCGACGGCACCGTCATCGAGAGCGACTGGGCCTACTCCGAGGTTCTCGAGCCGGGCGCCTCGGAGACGGTCGAGGTCTTCGACATCATCGACGCCGAGAACCTCGAGGCGATGAAGACCGCCACCTTCGAGGTGACGCAGGCGAGCGCGTACTGA
- a CDS encoding MmcQ/YjbR family DNA-binding protein — protein sequence MASWEDVERIVAVLPDTDLKGPRQWTVHGKLFVWERPLRAKDLDELGDAAPAEPPVAFRVADEGEKAALLGDDPAVFLTTSHFDGYPIVLARLDLVAVPELEELLQDAWLSRAPKRLAQEYLDRTE from the coding sequence ATGGCCTCGTGGGAGGACGTCGAGCGGATCGTGGCGGTGCTGCCGGACACGGACCTCAAGGGTCCGCGGCAGTGGACCGTGCACGGCAAGCTGTTCGTCTGGGAACGGCCCCTGCGCGCGAAGGACCTCGACGAGCTCGGTGACGCCGCGCCCGCCGAGCCGCCCGTCGCGTTCCGCGTCGCCGACGAGGGCGAGAAGGCGGCGCTGCTCGGCGACGACCCCGCCGTGTTCCTCACGACGAGCCACTTCGACGGCTATCCGATCGTGCTCGCGCGGCTCGATCTCGTCGCCGTGCCGGAGCTCGAGGAGCTGCTGCAGGACGCGTGGCTCTCGCGCGCCCCGAAGCGCCTCGCGCAGGAGTACCTCGACCGCACGGAGTGA
- a CDS encoding aldo/keto reductase yields the protein MTTANDGTAPRPALRRLGRSGLAVSAVGLGCNNFGRPTTATETLEGTRAVVDAALDAGVTFFDTADTYGGRPGLSEELLGQALGSRRDDAVVATKFGMSMRGVAGDDFDARGSRRYVVRAVEDSLRRLGTDRIDLYQFHTPDPRTPIDETLAALDDLVRAGKVLYVGHSNRAGWQIAEAELIARAAGTVRFVSAQNQYNLVDRAAELEVLPAATAYGLGILPYFPLANGLLTGKYAHGARPDDGRLVRTKPHLLESAPWEALARLGAFCQVRGITEVQVAFGWLLSRPQVSSVIAGATKPEQVRQNAAAGAWAPTAEDLTELDEIFPPLGKVAPF from the coding sequence ATGACGACTGCGAACGACGGTACCGCTCCCCGCCCCGCCCTGCGCCGCCTCGGCCGGTCCGGTCTGGCCGTCTCCGCCGTCGGGCTGGGCTGCAACAACTTCGGTCGCCCGACCACCGCGACCGAGACGCTCGAGGGCACGCGCGCCGTCGTCGACGCCGCTCTCGATGCGGGCGTGACGTTCTTCGACACGGCCGACACGTACGGCGGCCGCCCGGGGCTCAGCGAGGAGCTGCTCGGTCAGGCGCTCGGGTCGCGCCGCGACGACGCCGTGGTCGCGACGAAGTTCGGCATGTCGATGCGCGGCGTCGCGGGCGACGACTTCGACGCGCGCGGGTCGCGGCGCTACGTCGTGCGCGCCGTGGAGGACTCGCTGCGTCGTCTCGGCACCGACCGGATCGACCTCTACCAGTTCCACACGCCCGACCCGCGGACGCCGATCGACGAGACGCTCGCGGCGCTCGACGACCTGGTGCGCGCGGGCAAGGTGCTCTACGTCGGGCACTCGAACCGCGCGGGGTGGCAGATCGCCGAGGCCGAGCTCATCGCCCGCGCGGCCGGGACGGTGCGCTTCGTGTCCGCGCAGAACCAGTACAACCTCGTCGACCGCGCCGCCGAGCTCGAGGTGCTGCCCGCCGCCACCGCGTACGGGCTCGGGATCCTCCCCTACTTCCCGCTCGCGAACGGCCTGCTCACGGGCAAGTACGCGCACGGAGCGCGGCCCGACGACGGCCGCCTCGTCAGGACCAAGCCGCACCTCCTGGAGTCGGCACCGTGGGAGGCGCTCGCGCGCCTCGGCGCGTTCTGCCAGGTGCGCGGGATCACCGAGGTGCAGGTCGCGTTCGGGTGGTTGTTGTCACGCCCGCAGGTGTCGAGCGTCATCGCCGGCGCGACGAAGCCCGAGCAGGTGCGCCAGAACGCCGCCGCGGGCGCCTGGGCTCCCACGGCCGAGGACCTGACCGAGCTCGACGAGATCTTCCCGCCGCTCGGGAAGGTCGCGCCGTTCTGA
- a CDS encoding heparan-alpha-glucosaminide N-acetyltransferase domain-containing protein, which yields MTAATGTTPAPGEPARPSPGFARRHAALLLGGPGRVTGLDVARGIAVLGMFAAHVGYTSEDFGEVSGWLSLSHGRSSILFALVAGVSLAIVSGGRTPLDGLPALQTRTRVLVRAVMLLGLVGLLDLLGTRVLLILGFYAAYFVLALPVLRWRRRDLLVLAGAVAVVGPVLAYWLPEVLARAGLHVPDDGSGALTDFLVSGHYPAVVWMAYVLVGIAIGRSDLSSTATRVGLVGGGLLAAGIGYGVSATMTGPLGGAEAVEDAAAAWSSSFRPEPLGWSDPWPTSAYLWLAGPHTDTLPEVVGSGGFAVALLGLCLFAGRVGRWVLAPVAAVGATALTVYSAQIVVLWAWGDDAYDQTTNGPLLALVLATLAVATLWRWALGRGPLERLFATVASRASAVTRARASS from the coding sequence ATGACGGCCGCGACCGGCACGACTCCCGCCCCCGGCGAACCCGCTCGCCCCTCCCCCGGGTTCGCGCGCCGCCACGCCGCGCTCCTGCTCGGCGGCCCGGGCCGCGTCACGGGCCTCGACGTCGCGCGCGGGATCGCGGTCCTCGGGATGTTCGCGGCCCACGTCGGGTACACCTCCGAGGACTTCGGCGAGGTCTCCGGCTGGCTCTCGCTGTCCCACGGGCGGTCGTCGATCCTCTTCGCGCTCGTGGCGGGGGTGTCGCTCGCGATCGTCTCGGGAGGGCGGACGCCCCTCGACGGGCTGCCCGCGCTGCAGACCCGCACGCGCGTCCTCGTGCGCGCCGTGATGCTCCTCGGTCTCGTGGGCCTGCTGGACCTGCTCGGGACGCGCGTGCTGCTCATCCTCGGCTTCTACGCGGCGTACTTCGTGCTCGCCCTGCCCGTCCTGCGCTGGCGCCGCCGCGACCTGCTCGTGCTCGCGGGCGCGGTCGCCGTGGTCGGGCCGGTGCTCGCGTACTGGCTCCCCGAGGTGCTCGCGCGTGCCGGGCTGCACGTGCCGGACGACGGGTCGGGCGCCCTCACCGACTTCCTCGTGTCCGGGCACTACCCCGCCGTCGTCTGGATGGCTTACGTCCTCGTCGGGATCGCGATCGGGCGCTCCGACCTGTCGTCGACCGCCACGCGCGTCGGCCTCGTGGGCGGCGGGCTGCTCGCGGCGGGGATCGGCTACGGCGTCTCGGCGACGATGACCGGGCCGCTCGGCGGGGCCGAGGCCGTCGAGGACGCGGCGGCAGCGTGGTCGAGCAGCTTCCGGCCCGAGCCGCTCGGCTGGTCCGACCCGTGGCCCACGAGCGCGTACCTGTGGCTCGCCGGCCCGCACACGGACACCCTGCCGGAGGTCGTGGGGTCGGGCGGGTTCGCCGTCGCGCTGCTGGGGCTGTGCCTCTTCGCGGGCCGCGTCGGGCGCTGGGTGCTCGCCCCGGTCGCGGCGGTCGGCGCGACGGCGCTCACGGTCTACTCGGCGCAGATCGTCGTGCTGTGGGCGTGGGGGGACGACGCCTACGACCAGACGACGAACGGCCCTCTCCTCGCGCTCGTGCTCGCCACCCTCGCGGTCGCGACGCTCTGGCGCTGGGCACTCGGGCGCGGGCCGCTCGAACGGCTCTTCGCGACGGTCGCGTCGCGCGCGTCCGCGGTCACGCGCGCCCGCGCCTCGTCGTAG
- a CDS encoding methyltransferase domain-containing protein → MTHTPHGAAAAADHHADAPTGAGSDPAQESESYTHGHHESVLRSHRWRTAENSAGFLLPHLRAGMSVLDVGCGPATVTVDLADRVAGGRVVGVDASEAVLESARELAAQRGTANIAFQHANAYELPFADGTFDVVYAHQLLQHLSDPVGALREMKRVAKPGGLVAVRDADYAAMTWYPESPGLTEWNTLYHEVTHAYGFEADAGRRLFSWVQDAGFDLDGIEPSASTWCYATPADRTWWGGLWAERCVASNFAVQAKESALADDVALEQLAQDWLRWAEEPAGWFAVLNGEVLARA, encoded by the coding sequence ATGACCCACACGCCCCACGGTGCCGCCGCGGCCGCCGACCACCACGCCGACGCCCCCACCGGGGCCGGGAGCGACCCCGCGCAGGAGTCCGAGTCGTACACGCACGGGCACCACGAGTCCGTGCTGCGCTCGCACCGGTGGCGCACCGCCGAGAACTCGGCCGGCTTCCTCCTGCCGCACCTGCGCGCGGGCATGAGCGTCCTCGACGTGGGCTGCGGCCCGGCGACGGTCACCGTCGACCTCGCCGACCGCGTGGCCGGGGGACGGGTCGTCGGGGTCGACGCGTCCGAGGCCGTCCTCGAGAGCGCGCGCGAGCTCGCCGCTCAGCGCGGCACCGCGAACATCGCGTTCCAGCACGCGAACGCGTACGAGCTGCCGTTCGCGGACGGCACGTTCGACGTCGTCTACGCGCACCAGCTCCTGCAGCACCTGTCCGACCCGGTCGGTGCCCTGCGGGAGATGAAGCGGGTCGCCAAGCCCGGCGGCCTCGTCGCCGTGCGCGACGCCGACTACGCCGCCATGACCTGGTACCCCGAGTCCCCGGGCCTGACGGAGTGGAACACGCTCTACCACGAGGTGACGCACGCGTACGGGTTCGAGGCCGACGCCGGTCGTCGCCTCTTCTCGTGGGTCCAGGACGCCGGGTTCGACCTCGACGGGATCGAGCCCAGCGCGAGCACGTGGTGCTACGCGACCCCTGCCGACCGCACGTGGTGGGGCGGGCTGTGGGCCGAGCGCTGCGTGGCCTCGAACTTCGCGGTGCAGGCGAAGGAGTCGGCGCTCGCGGACGACGTAGCGCTCGAGCAGCTCGCGCAGGACTGGCTGCGCTGGGCCGAGGAGCCCGCCGGCTGGTTCGCGGTCCTCAACGGTGAGGTCCTCGCCCGGGCGTGA
- a CDS encoding fumarylacetoacetate hydrolase family protein, translating into MRIARFTTGDDPRYALVQQEGDRTYLAVLTGDPLYMPVTPTGERIELGDGVRLLAPVIPRSKIVAVGRNYADHAKEMGNDVPTSPLLFLKPNTSVVGPDDPIVLPDFSQEVSYEAELAIVIGRLAKDVSPEAAPGYVLGYTVANDVTARDAQRTDGQWARAKGFDSSCPLGPWIDTDLNPEDVGVRSRVNGEVKQDGRTSDMIFDIPFLVSYISEAMTLLPGDVILTGTPAGVGRIDVGDRVECEVEGIGALSNPVVRRA; encoded by the coding sequence GTGCGCATCGCGAGATTCACCACCGGAGACGACCCCCGCTACGCCCTCGTCCAGCAGGAGGGGGACCGCACGTACCTCGCGGTCCTCACGGGCGACCCGCTGTACATGCCCGTCACGCCGACGGGCGAGCGCATCGAGCTGGGCGACGGCGTCCGGCTCCTCGCGCCGGTGATCCCGCGCTCCAAGATCGTCGCCGTGGGACGCAACTACGCGGACCACGCGAAGGAGATGGGCAACGACGTCCCGACGAGCCCGCTGCTGTTCCTCAAGCCGAACACCTCGGTCGTCGGCCCGGACGACCCCATCGTCCTGCCGGACTTCTCGCAGGAGGTCTCCTACGAGGCCGAGCTCGCGATCGTCATCGGCCGGCTCGCCAAGGACGTCTCTCCCGAGGCGGCGCCGGGGTACGTGCTCGGCTACACGGTCGCGAACGACGTCACCGCGCGCGACGCGCAGCGCACCGACGGGCAGTGGGCGCGCGCGAAGGGCTTCGACTCGTCGTGCCCGCTCGGCCCGTGGATCGACACCGACCTCAACCCCGAGGACGTCGGCGTCCGCAGCCGCGTCAACGGCGAGGTGAAGCAGGACGGCCGCACGAGCGACATGATCTTCGACATCCCCTTCCTGGTGTCGTACATCTCCGAGGCGATGACCCTCCTGCCGGGCGACGTCATCCTCACCGGCACGCCCGCGGGCGTGGGCCGGATCGACGTCGGCGACCGCGTCGAGTGCGAGGTCGAGGGGATCGGCGCCCTGAGCAACCCGGTCGTCCGGCGGGCCTGA
- the gltX gene encoding glutamate--tRNA ligase has translation MIPAPGTSPVRVRFCPSPTGTPHVGLIRTALFNWAYARHTGGTFVFRIEDTDAARDSEESYQQLLDALRWLGLDWDEGVEVGGPHEPYRQSQRADIYQDVIARLVEGGYVYESFSTPEESDARNAAAGVKTKGYDNFDRTLTDEQKAAFRAEGREPVLRLRMPDEDITFTDLVRGEITFKVGSVPDYALVRGNGQPLYTLVNPVDDALMGITHVLRGEDLLSSTPRQIALYRALLEIGVAQVMPEFGHLPYVMGEGNKKLSKRDPESNLFLHRERGFTPEGLLNYLALLGWSISPDHDIFTVTELVEAFDVHDVLPNPARFDLKKAEAINATHVRLLAPEDFRDRLVPYLHAGGLVPADSFADLSPRNQEILTAAAPLVQERMVLLGESVGMLGFLFTADDALTVEDDARGALRDDAKDILAAAIAALDVLQDDEFVTAAIEERLRDAIVEGMGVKPRFAFTPLRVALTGRRVSPPLFESMELLGKGSTLERLVRLRDAL, from the coding sequence GTGATCCCCGCACCTGGTACCTCGCCCGTCCGCGTCCGCTTCTGCCCGTCCCCGACCGGGACGCCGCACGTCGGGCTCATCCGCACCGCGCTGTTCAACTGGGCGTACGCGCGGCACACCGGCGGCACGTTCGTGTTCCGCATCGAGGACACCGACGCCGCGCGCGACAGCGAGGAGAGCTACCAGCAGCTCCTCGACGCGCTGCGCTGGCTCGGGCTCGACTGGGACGAGGGCGTCGAGGTGGGCGGCCCGCACGAGCCGTACCGGCAGTCGCAGCGCGCGGACATCTACCAGGACGTCATCGCGCGGCTCGTCGAGGGCGGGTACGTGTACGAGTCGTTCTCGACTCCCGAGGAGTCCGACGCGCGCAACGCCGCCGCGGGCGTCAAGACCAAGGGGTACGACAACTTCGACCGCACCCTCACGGACGAGCAGAAGGCGGCGTTCCGCGCCGAGGGCCGCGAGCCGGTGCTGCGCCTGCGCATGCCCGACGAGGACATCACGTTCACGGACCTCGTCCGCGGCGAGATCACGTTCAAGGTGGGCTCGGTCCCGGACTACGCGCTCGTGCGCGGCAACGGCCAGCCGCTCTACACGCTCGTCAACCCCGTCGACGATGCGCTCATGGGGATCACGCACGTGCTGCGCGGCGAGGACCTGCTGTCGTCCACGCCGCGCCAGATCGCGCTGTACCGGGCGCTGCTGGAGATCGGCGTCGCGCAGGTGATGCCGGAGTTCGGCCACCTGCCGTACGTCATGGGCGAGGGCAACAAGAAGCTCTCCAAGCGCGACCCCGAGTCCAACCTGTTCCTGCACCGTGAGCGCGGCTTCACGCCCGAGGGCCTGCTCAACTACCTCGCGCTGCTCGGCTGGTCCATCTCGCCGGACCACGACATCTTCACCGTCACCGAGCTGGTCGAGGCGTTCGACGTCCACGACGTCCTGCCCAACCCGGCGCGTTTCGACCTCAAGAAGGCGGAGGCGATCAACGCGACGCACGTGCGCCTGCTCGCGCCGGAGGACTTTCGCGACCGCCTGGTCCCGTACCTGCACGCGGGCGGCCTCGTCCCCGCGGACTCGTTCGCCGACCTGTCCCCGCGCAACCAGGAGATCCTCACGGCGGCGGCGCCGCTCGTCCAGGAGCGCATGGTGCTGCTCGGGGAGTCGGTCGGGATGCTCGGCTTCCTCTTCACGGCCGACGACGCCCTCACGGTCGAGGACGACGCGCGGGGGGCGCTGCGCGACGACGCGAAGGACATCCTCGCCGCGGCGATCGCCGCGCTCGACGTGCTGCAGGACGACGAGTTCGTCACCGCGGCCATCGAGGAGCGCCTGCGCGACGCGATCGTCGAGGGGATGGGCGTCAAGCCGCGCTTCGCGTTCACGCCGCTGCGCGTCGCGCTCACGGGCCGTCGCGTCTCGCCGCCGCTGTTCGAGTCCATGGAGCTGCTCGGCAAGGGCTCGACCCTGGAGCGCCTCGTGCGCCTGCGGGACGCGCTGTGA
- a CDS encoding HAD family hydrolase, giving the protein MTDLGVSATPAPLEGVLFDVDDTLVDTRAAFAEAIAAASRVWLPHLPEDRYDEVLALWRSDPNGHYRAYTRGEIDFDAQRMARANELQATFGGELLDDAAYVDWKDLFWGTFEASWTGFEDARPVVDALVAAGVRVGSLTNARVELQTRKLAAAGLPDVPLLVGVDTLGFGKPDPRVFAEACARLGTDPARTAYVGDELDVDARAALAAGLVGVWLDRPGTRRGGPHPEDPTSARASGVHVVHGLADLPATLGITVPAPLPAATPAPR; this is encoded by the coding sequence GTGACGGACCTCGGCGTCTCGGCGACCCCCGCGCCGCTCGAGGGAGTCCTGTTCGACGTCGACGACACGCTCGTCGACACGCGCGCCGCGTTCGCGGAGGCGATCGCCGCCGCGTCGCGGGTCTGGCTCCCGCACCTGCCCGAGGACCGGTACGACGAGGTCCTCGCGCTGTGGCGCTCCGACCCGAACGGCCACTACCGCGCGTACACGCGCGGCGAGATCGACTTCGACGCGCAGCGCATGGCGCGCGCGAACGAGCTCCAGGCGACGTTCGGCGGCGAGCTGCTCGACGACGCCGCGTACGTGGACTGGAAGGACCTCTTCTGGGGCACGTTCGAGGCCTCGTGGACGGGGTTCGAGGACGCGCGCCCGGTCGTGGACGCGCTCGTCGCGGCGGGGGTCCGCGTCGGCTCCCTGACGAACGCGCGCGTCGAGCTCCAGACCCGCAAGCTCGCCGCGGCGGGCCTGCCCGACGTCCCTCTGCTCGTCGGGGTGGACACGCTCGGCTTCGGCAAGCCCGACCCGCGCGTGTTCGCCGAGGCGTGCGCGCGGCTCGGCACCGACCCGGCGCGCACGGCGTACGTCGGCGACGAGCTCGACGTCGACGCGCGCGCCGCGCTGGCGGCCGGGCTGGTCGGCGTCTGGCTCGACCGCCCCGGGACGCGCCGCGGCGGCCCGCACCCCGAGGACCCGACGTCGGCCCGCGCGTCGGGCGTGCACGTGGTCCACGGCCTGGCCGACCTGCCCGCGACGCTCGGCATCACCGTCCCCGCCCCGCTCCCCGCCGCGACCCCCGCACCGAGATAG
- a CDS encoding YeiH family protein, with the protein MAPPTPGTTRTAPPVATTSTSRRAAGSRALLPGLGLVAAATLVVLLGARLVPTVSPLVVALVLGALVAPVLGRVGGTRRGAAPVAATRPGVAWTSRVVLRTGVVLLGFQLSVPEVLALGWRGLVVVTTTLLVTFTGTLALGRVLRVPRVTTLLVATGFSVCGAAAISAMQGVVAGPGRTPGQVREDDDGVAASLALVTVYGTLAIVALPWLASLVGLTDDQAGLWIGASVQEVAQVVTAAGTISDPALATATVAKLARVALLAPLVAVAGVVVARGARRAALARVGSTVGTDLAGAPGTTTDATPPRVAPVPWFVVGFVVAVALRSLGVVPAPLLVALATATTLAFVAAMFALGLGVDVPYLLRTGRRALVLGGLSALLVTTTALVGVVLLT; encoded by the coding sequence ATGGCCCCTCCCACACCCGGCACGACCCGCACCGCGCCACCCGTCGCGACGACGAGCACGTCCCGCCGCGCCGCGGGCTCCCGTGCGCTGCTCCCCGGGCTCGGGCTGGTCGCCGCGGCGACGCTCGTCGTGCTGCTCGGTGCGCGGCTCGTCCCGACGGTGTCCCCGCTCGTCGTCGCGCTCGTGCTCGGAGCGCTCGTCGCGCCGGTCCTCGGCCGGGTGGGCGGGACCCGGCGTGGCGCGGCTCCCGTCGCGGCGACCCGGCCCGGGGTCGCCTGGACGTCGCGCGTCGTCCTGCGCACCGGAGTCGTGCTGCTCGGCTTCCAGCTCTCGGTCCCCGAGGTCCTGGCGCTGGGGTGGCGGGGTCTCGTCGTCGTGACGACGACGCTCCTCGTCACCTTCACGGGCACGCTCGCGCTCGGCCGGGTCCTGCGCGTCCCGCGCGTCACGACGCTGCTCGTCGCGACCGGGTTCTCGGTGTGCGGGGCCGCGGCGATCTCGGCCATGCAGGGCGTCGTCGCCGGCCCCGGGCGCACCCCTGGTCAGGTCCGCGAGGACGACGACGGAGTCGCCGCGTCCCTCGCGCTCGTCACCGTCTACGGCACGCTCGCGATCGTCGCGCTCCCCTGGCTCGCCTCGCTGGTCGGTCTCACCGACGACCAGGCAGGCTTGTGGATCGGCGCGAGCGTGCAGGAGGTCGCGCAGGTCGTCACCGCCGCCGGGACCATCTCGGACCCCGCGCTCGCGACCGCCACGGTCGCCAAGCTCGCGCGGGTCGCGCTGCTCGCGCCTCTCGTCGCCGTGGCGGGCGTCGTCGTCGCCCGCGGCGCTCGGCGCGCTGCCCTCGCTCGCGTCGGCTCCACGGTCGGCACGGACCTCGCTGGCGCTCCGGGCACGACGACGGACGCGACCCCGCCGCGGGTCGCGCCGGTGCCGTGGTTCGTCGTCGGGTTCGTGGTCGCTGTGGCGTTGCGCAGCCTGGGCGTCGTGCCGGCTCCGCTGCTCGTCGCGCTGGCGACCGCGACGACTCTCGCGTTCGTCGCCGCGATGTTCGCGCTCGGGCTGGGCGTCGACGTGCCCTACCTGCTGCGCACGGGGCGGCGCGCGCTCGTCCTCGGCGGGCTCTCGGCGCTCCTCGTCACGACGACGGCCCTCGTCGGCGTCGTGCTCCTCACCTGA
- a CDS encoding LysR family transcriptional regulator → MAQSSRDRTSLSALELLVATDSHGSISAAARALGVAQPTASAGLRALERRLGLDLLERTTRGARLTETGRATAAWAREVIEASDRFETSVAALRDAPSARVRVAASLTVAEYLAPRWLARLALEGPGPGGGAPDVELVVRNSREVTDLVLDGAVELGFVESATLRRGLRSRTVAHDRLVVVVGPAHRWARRSALRVDELLTGGLVVRERGSGTRETLERGLAAVGERLPDHLPYLGSTAALKTAVQHGGAVAVLSSLAVADDVARGALVRLPVPGLELDRRLRMVWKDGTALSSAARRIAAAAAASSG, encoded by the coding sequence ATGGCACAGTCCTCGCGCGACCGGACCTCGCTCTCCGCGCTCGAGCTGCTCGTCGCGACCGACTCGCACGGCTCGATCAGTGCCGCGGCGCGGGCGCTCGGCGTCGCCCAGCCGACGGCGTCGGCGGGCCTGCGGGCGCTGGAGCGCCGTCTCGGGCTCGACCTCCTCGAGCGCACGACGCGCGGTGCGCGGCTCACCGAGACGGGCCGGGCCACCGCGGCGTGGGCGCGCGAGGTGATCGAGGCCTCCGACCGGTTCGAGACGTCGGTCGCCGCGCTGCGGGACGCCCCGTCCGCCCGGGTGCGGGTCGCGGCGAGCCTCACGGTCGCCGAGTACCTGGCCCCGCGCTGGCTCGCGCGCCTCGCGCTCGAGGGGCCCGGACCGGGCGGGGGAGCACCGGACGTCGAGCTCGTCGTCCGCAACTCGCGCGAGGTCACCGACCTCGTGCTCGACGGCGCTGTCGAGCTGGGCTTCGTCGAGAGCGCGACGCTGCGCCGCGGTCTGCGCAGCCGGACCGTGGCGCACGACCGGCTCGTCGTCGTCGTCGGGCCGGCGCACCGCTGGGCACGGCGGAGCGCGCTGCGCGTCGACGAGCTCCTCACGGGCGGGCTCGTCGTGCGCGAGCGCGGGTCAGGGACCCGCGAGACGCTCGAGCGCGGCCTCGCGGCGGTCGGCGAGCGACTGCCCGACCACCTGCCCTACCTCGGCTCCACGGCGGCCCTCAAGACCGCGGTGCAGCACGGCGGCGCCGTCGCCGTCCTGTCGAGCCTCGCCGTCGCCGACGACGTCGCGCGCGGCGCACTCGTGCGTCTCCCGGTCCCCGGTCTGGAGCTGGACCGTCGGCTGCGCATGGTGTGGAAGGACGGCACGGCGCTCTCCTCGGCCGCGCGGCGCATCGCGGCCGCTGCGGCCGCCTCCTCGGGCTGA